A region from the Ursus arctos isolate Adak ecotype North America unplaced genomic scaffold, UrsArc2.0 scaffold_6, whole genome shotgun sequence genome encodes:
- the FSBP gene encoding fibrinogen silencer-binding protein, with product MVGKARSSNFTLSEKLDLLKLVKPYVKILEEHTNKHSVIVEKNRCWDIIAVNYNAIGVDRPPRTAQGLRTLYKRLKEYAKQELLQQKETQSDFKGNISEPTKKVMEMIPQISSFCLVRDRNHIQSANLDEEAQAGTSSLQVMLDHHPVAITVEVKQEEDIKPPPPLVLNSQQSDILEQREDHELVHVMERSLSPSPSSVDMRMTSSPSSIPRRDDFFRHERGEHFRPQLGYDPQILQMLKEEHQIILENQKNFGLYVQEKRDGLKRRQQLEEELLRAKIEVEKLKAVRLRRDLPEYNSL from the exons ATGGTAGGAAAGGCTAGATCATCCAATTTTACCTTATCTGAAAAGCTTGATTTGCTAAAGCTTGTGAAGCCATATGTTAAAATTCTCGAAGAACACACTAATAAACATTCAGTAATAGTAGAAAAGAATAGATGTTGGGATATCATAGCAGTAAACTATAATGCAATTGGAGTAGATCGCCCTCCTCGAACAGCCCAGGGCCTACGCACCCTTTACAAAAGGCTCAAAGAATATGCCAAACAGGAGCTATTGCAGCAAAAAGAGACCCAATCAGATTTTAAAGGCAATATTTCTGAGCCAACCAAGAAAGTTATGGAGATGATTCCCCAGATTTCCAGTTTTTGCCTGGTAAGAGACAGGAACCACATACAAAG TGCAAACTTGGATGAGGAAGCACAGGCTGGTACGAGTTCACTACAGGTAATGTTGGATCACCATCCAGTTGCTATTACAGTGGAGGTGAAGCAAGAAGAAGACATTAAGCCCCCTCCTCCACTGGTTTTAAATTCTCAACAGAGTGATATTTTAGAACAAAGAGAAGACCATGAATTAGTACATGTTATGGAGAGATCTTTGTCACCGTCACCTTCCTCTGTTGATATGAGAATGACATCGTCTCCATCTTCTATCCCAAGGAGAGATGATTTTTTTCGGCATGAGCGTGGAGAACACTTTAGGCCACAATTAGGGTATGATCCTCAGATTCTGCAAATGCTGAAAGAGGAGCATCagataattttagaaaatcaaaaaaattttggATTGTATGTTCAGGAGAAGAGGGATGGATTGAAAAGAAGGCAGCAGCTAGAGGAAGAGCTGCTAAGAGCAAAAATTGAAGTGGAGAAGCTGAAAGCAGTTCGCTTACGGCGTGATCTGCCTGAATATAATAgtctctaa